One Prunus dulcis chromosome 7, ALMONDv2, whole genome shotgun sequence DNA segment encodes these proteins:
- the LOC117634486 gene encoding UDP-glycosyltransferase 73C4-like, which translates to MAMASESHDDQLHFVLIPLMSPGHLIPMADNAKLLAERGVVVTIVTTPLNAIRIKPIIDRSIDSGLPIQLVQFSLPLQEFGLPEGCENMDSVPSRKLFWNFFAAVDKLQEPLEKFLETMKPNPSCIIADKYMAWTANIARKFRIPRLLFDGTSCFTLLCSHNIQEHKVLESVSGSEPFLVPGLPDEIELTKFQLPGNMNPGSEDFSSLHDKVKESEEGAYGIVVNSFEELEFEYVKEFKKVNRGRVWSIGPVSLSNKTDLDKAQRGNMASIDENKCLNWLGSWPQSSVVYVCLGSLSQVTTLQLVELGLGLEASNRPFVWVISRNKIDEWEKWLLEDGFEERIKGRGLLIHGWAPQVLILSHPAVGGFLTHCGWNSTLEGICAGIPMITWPFFAEQFYNEKFIVQVLKIGESVGAKVAIPLGEQEISKVLVKRVEFKEAIDKVMIKEGKEGEDRRKRARELAVLAKKATEGGGSSYLNMTLLIEDIRSCKANN; encoded by the coding sequence ATGGCAATGGCTTCAGAATCCCATGATGATCAGCTGCACTTTGTTTTGATACCATTGATGTCTCCAGGCCACCTTATACCAATGGCAGACAATGCCAAGCTATTAGCAGAGCGTGGTGTGGTTGTTACAATTGTAACCACACCCCTCAATGCCATCAGAATCAAACCGATCATCGATCGTTCCATCGATTCTGGTCTCCCTATCCAACTTGTCCAGTTCAGTTTGCCACTTCAAGAGTTTGGCTTGCCAGAGGGATGTGAAAACATGGACTCAGTTCCCTCAAGAAAATTGTTTTGGAATTTCTTTGCTGCAGTTGACAAGCTGCAAGAACCACTTGAGAAATTTCTTGAAACTATGAAACCCAATCCCAGCTGCATAATAGCTGATAAATATATGGCATGGACGGCTAACATTGCTCGAAAGTTTCGGATCCCAAGGCTTTTGTTTGATGGGACTAGTTGCTTCACTCTCTTGTGTTCTCATAACATACAAGAACACAAGGTCCTAGAGAGTGTCTCAGGATCAGAGCCTTTTTTGGTGCCTGGTTTGCCTGATGAGATTGAGCTTACTAAATTCCAACTTCCGGGGAATATGAATCCAGGTTCAGAAGATTTCAGTAGTCTTCACGACAAAGTAAAAGAATCTGAAGAAGGGGCATATGGGATTGTTGTCAATAGCTTTGAGGAGCTGGAGTTCGAATACGTCAAAGAGTTCAAAAAGGTCAATCGGGGTAGAGTTTGGAGCATTGGCCCAGTTTCACTATCCAACAAGACAGATTTGGACAAGGCTCAGAGAGGCAACATGGCCTCAATTGATGAAAACAAGTGCTTGAACTGGCTTGGTTCATGGCCTCAGAGCTCAGTGGTTTATGTATGTCTTGGAAGCCTTAGCCAAGTTACAACCCTTCAATTGGTAGAGCTTGGTTTGGGGTTAGAAGCATCGAACCGGCCTTTCGTGTGGGTGATCAGCAGAAACAAAATAGATGAATGGGAAAAATGGCTATTGGAAGATGGATTTGAGGAGAGGATAAAAGGGAGAGGTTTGTTGATCCATGGTTGGGCACCACAGGTGCTTATATTGTCACACCCTGCAGTTGGAGGATTTCTAACACATTGTGGTTGGAACTCAACATTGGAAGGCATTTGTGCTGGAATTCCAATGATCACATGGCCCTTTTTTGCTGAGCAGTTCTACAATGAGAAGTTTATAGTGCAAGTCCTGAAGATTGGTGAGAGTGTGGGGGCTAAAGTTGCAATTCCCTTGGGGGAACAAGAGATATCTAAGGTGTTGGTGAAGAGGGTTGAGTTTAAGGAAGCTATAGACAAAGTTATGATCAAGGAAGggaaagaaggagaagataGAAGGAAGAGAGCAAGAGAGCTTGCAGTTTTGGCCAAGAAGGCTACAGAAGGAGGAGGATCTTCTTACCTCAACATGACATTGTTGATTGAAGATATAAGATCGTGCAAAGCAAACAACTAG
- the LOC117633646 gene encoding UDP-glycosyltransferase 73D1-like, with product MASLARQKQPHFVLIPLMAQGHMIPMVDMARLIAERGVMVSLVTTPYNASRFEATISRAVKSGLQIALVEIPFPCQEVGLPIECENLDMLPSRNLLRKFYEALNLLQEPLERYLNENNLPPSCIISDKALSWTLKTSQKFNIPRIVFHGMCCFSLLSSHNVKSSDVLHSVTSDYEPFVVPGLPQRIEITKAQLPGSFVTLPDLEDFREKIQEAESKSYGVVVNSFNELEHGCAEELEKVLGKKVWCIGPVSLCNRNNLDRFSRGNKASIDEMQCLEWLHSMKPRSVIYACLGSLCRLVPSQLIELGLGLEASGQPFIWVIKTSEKYSQLEKWLVEERFEERIKGRGLLIKGWAPQVLILSSPAVAGFLTHCGWNSTIEGACSGVPMITWPLFAEQFFNEKLIIEVLRIGVRVGVEVPVRWGDEEKVGVSVKKDGVKKAIEALMDEGEEGERRRKRAREVGEKGTRAMEEGGSSHSSMSSLIQDVMEQT from the coding sequence ATGGCTTCTCTGGCCAGGCAGAAGCAGCCTCACTTTGTCTTAATCCCACTCATGGCACAAGGCCACATGATCCCCATGGTAGACATGGCTAGGCTTATTGCAGAGCGTGGGGTGATGGTCAGCTTGGTCACTACCCCATACAATGCCTCAAGGTTTGAGGCAACAATTTCCAGAGCAGTAAAATCTGGCCTTCAAATAGCTCTTGTGGAAATCCCATTTCCATGCCAGGAAGTGGGGCTTCCAATTGAGTGTGAGAATCTTGACATGTTGCCATCAAGAAACCTGCTCAGAAAATTCTATGAGGCTCTAAATCTGCTACAAGAACCGCTCGAACGCTACCTTAACGAGAACAATCTGCCTCCGAGCTGCATAATATCCGACAAGGCCCTATCATGGACGTTGAAAACATCTCAGAAATTCAACATTCCGAGGATTGTTTTCCATGGGATGTGCTGCTTCTCACTGCTGAGCTCTCATAATGTCAAGTCCTCTGATGTTCTCCACTCTGTCACCTCTGACTACGAACCTTTTGTAGTGCCAGGGTTGCCCCAGAGGATTGAGATCACGAAGGCCCAGCTGCCCGGATCATTTGTTACCCTACCCGATTTGGAAGATTTTCGGGAGAAGATACAAGAGGCAGAATCAAAGTCTTATGGGGTTGTGGTGAATAGCTTTAATGAATTGGAACATGGTTGTGCTGAGGAGTTGGAGAAGGTGCTTGGTAAAAAGGTTTGGTGCATTGGGCCTGTTTCTTTGTGCAACAGAAACAATTTGGACAGGTTTTCGAGAGGCAACAAAGCTTCAATTGATGAGATGCAATGCTTGGAGTGGCTTCACTCTATGAAACCAAGGTCTGTCATTTATGCTTGTCTTGGAAGCCTTTGCAGACTAGTTCCATCACAATTGATAGAACTTGGGCTTGGTTTAGAGGCATCAGGGCAACCATTTATCTGGGTGATAAAAACAAGTGAGAAATATTCACAATTGGAGAAGTGGTTGGTGGAGGAAAGATTTGAGGAAAGGATCAAGGGGAGGGGTCTTTTGATCAAAGGTTGGGCTCCACAAGTTCTTATTCTCTCAAGTCCTGCAGTTGCAGGGTTCTTAACTCACTGTGGTTGGAACTCAACAATAGAAGGGGCATGTTCTGGTGTGCCAATGATAACATGGCCTCTATTCGCAGAGCAGTTCTTCAACGAAAAGCTGATCATAGAGGTGCTAAGGATCGGTGTTCGGGTAGGTGTAGAAGTCCCGGTTAGGTGGGGGGATGAAGAGAAAGTTGGAGTGTCGGTCAAGAAAGATGGAGTGAAGAAGGCAATAGAAGCACTGATGGATGAGGGTGAAGAAGGcgaaaggagaagaaagagagcaaGAGAAGTTGGAGAGAAGGGTACAAGGGCAATGGAAGAAGGAGGGTCATCTCACTCAAGCATGTCATCTTTAATTCAAGATGTTATGGAACAAACCTAG